A stretch of Castanea sativa cultivar Marrone di Chiusa Pesio chromosome 2, ASM4071231v1 DNA encodes these proteins:
- the LOC142624392 gene encoding zinc finger protein GAI-ASSOCIATED FACTOR 1-like, whose translation MPVDLDNSSTASGEASVSSSGNQSQPPKPTAKKKRSLPGMPDPDAEVIALSPKTLMATNRFVCEICNKGFQRDQNLQLHRRGHNLPWKLRQRSSKEVKKRVYVCPEQSCVHHDPTRALGDLTGIKKHFCRKHGEKKWKCDKCSKKYAVQSDWKAHSKICGTREYKCDCGTLFSRRDSFITHRAFCDALAEESARAQTQPVANPISESDTKIQAVDSSPPAPAPAPAPAPAPASAPAPAPAQAQAQAQAQAQAQAQAQAQAQAPPAPPQPQSSGVISSVLPIKSPELPENQTQIVEETPVTTGLNGSCSSTTSSSSNGSTSCSVFANLFASSTASASLQTPQTHGFSDLIRAMAARPDPPTDLARPPSTEPISLCLSTNHGSSIFGTAGQERRQYAPPPQPAMSATALLQKAAQMGAAATNASLLRGFGIVSSSSSSGQQDGLHWSQRQVEPDNASVPPGLGLGLHCDGGSGLKELMMGTPSVFGPKQTTLDFLGLGMAAGGSTNSGLSALITSIGGGLDVAAAAAASFGGGEFTGKDIGRSS comes from the exons ATGCCGGTAGACTTAGATAATTCCTCTACAGCTTCAGGGGAAGCTAGTGTCTCTTCCTCTGGCAATCAGAGTCAACCTCCAAAGCCCACCGCTAAGAAAAAGCGTAGCCTTCCTGGAATGCCAg ATCCAGATGCGGAAGTGATTGCTCTGTCTCCGAAGACCCTAATGGCGACGAATCGATTTGTTTGTGAAATTTGCAACAAGGGGTTTCAGAGGGATCAGAATCTGCAGCTTCATCGGCGAGGTCACAATCTTCCATGGAAGCTAAGGCAGAGGTCGAGCAAGGAGGTGAAGAAGAGGGTGTATGTGTGTCCAGAGCAATCTTGCGTACACCACGACCCAACGAGAGCTCTGGGCGATCTCACGGGTATAAAGAAGCATTTCTGTAGAAAACATGGTGAGAAGAAGTGGAAATGTGATAAGTGTTCGAAGAAGTACGCTGTACAGTCCGATTGGAAAGCCCATTCCAAGATTTGTGGCACTAGGGAGTACAAATGCGACTGTGGGACTTTGTTCTCCAg GAGGGATAGCTTTATCACGCACCGGGCGTTCTGTGATGCTTTGGCAGAAGAGAGCGCTAGAGCTCAGACTCAGCCGGTAGCGAATCCAATTTCGGAGTCAGATACCAAAATTCAAGCGGTTGATTCATCTCCACCAGCGCCAGCACCAGCGCCAGCACCAGCTCCAGCACCAGCTTCAGCTCCAGCTCCAGCTCCagctcaagctcaagctcaagctcaggctcaggctcaggctcaggctcaggctcaggctcaggctcaagCTCCACCAGCTCCTCCACAGCCACAGTCAAGTGGTGTAATATCATCGGTTCTGCCAATCAAGAGTCCAG AGTTACcagaaaatcaaacacaaatagTAGAAGAAACTCCGGTCACGACCGGCTTAAATGGGAGCTGTAGCAGCACGACCAGCTCAAGCAGCAATGGCAGTACAAGCTGCAGTGTTTTTGCAAACTTATTTGCTTCCTCAACTGCATCAGCAAGCTTGCAAACTCCTCAAACCCATGGATTTAGCGACCTAATCCGTGCTATGGCAGCACGTCCTGATCCCCCAACAGATCTTGCACGGCCTCCCTCTACAGAACCTATTTCTCTCTGCCTCTCCACCAATCATGGGTCATCAATTTTTGGGACTGCAGGGCAAGAGCGTCGGCAGTATGCACCGCCACCGCAACCAGCCATGTCTGCCACTGCACTACTGCAGAAAGCTGCACAAATGGGTGCAGCAGCTACAAATGCATCGTTGCTTCGTGGATTTGGCATagtttcatcttcatcttcatctggGCAGCAAGATGGTTTGCATTGGAGTCAGCGGCAAGTAGAACCGGACAATGCCTCAGTTCCTCCAGGGCTTGGACTTGGGCTTCATTGTGATGGTGGCTCAGGATTGAAGGAATTAATGATGGGAACTCCTTCTGTGTTTGGTCCAAAGCAAACCACCCTTGATTTTCTAGGTCTGGGAATGGCTGCTGGTGGCAGCACCAATAGTGGCCTATCGGCTCTAATCACATCAATTGGCGGTGGTCTTGATGTGGCAGCCGCTGCTGCTGCATCCTTTGGAGGTGGAGAATTCACTGGGAAAGACATAGGAAGGAGTTCATGA